AGAGCCTGGTGGTGCTCCTGGTCGTGACGGCGATCACGTTCTTCCTGGTCAACCTGGCGCCGGGCGGCCCGGCGGCCGCCATGCGCATGGACATGACGGCCCGGGAGCGGCGCGCCGTCATCGCCCGCTACGGGCTCGACCAGCCCGTGGTGGTGCGCTACGCGGCCTGGCTCTCCGGCCTGGTGCGCGGGGACCTCGGCACCTCCCTCTCGACGGGCCAGCCGGTGGCGCGGCTGATCGAGCAGCGGTTCGCGAACACGCTGCTGCTCAGCGCGGTGACGCTGGCGCTCTCCTGCATCCTGGGCGTCGCGCTGGGCGCCGTGGCGGCGCTGCGGCGGAACCGGCCGGCGGATCACGGCATCAGCTTCGCCAGCGCCCTGGGCTTGAGCGTGCCCGCCTTCTGGCTCGGGATCATGCTGATCCTGCTCTTCTCGGTGGAGTGGTCGCTCCTGCCCGCCTCGGGCGCTTCCTCGGACGGGGGAGGGGGGCTGGGGGACCGGCTGGCGCACCTGGTCATGCCGGTGATCGTGCTCTCCACCACCACCCTGCCGTCCGTGGTGGGCTTCACGCGCTCGTCCATGCTGGAGGTGATCGGGCAGGACTTCATCCGCACGGCGCGGGCGAAGGGCCTGCCGGAGCTGAGCATCGTCTACGTCCACGCGCTGCGGAACGCGCTGGTCCCGGTCGTCTCCATGGTGGGCGTCCTGGTGCCGCGGCTCCTGGGCGGCGCGATCATCACCG
This DNA window, taken from Bacillota bacterium, encodes the following:
- a CDS encoding ABC transporter permease, whose amino-acid sequence is MARFLVRRVGQSLVVLLVVTAITFFLVNLAPGGPAAAMRMDMTARERRAVIARYGLDQPVVVRYAAWLSGLVRGDLGTSLSTGQPVARLIEQRFANTLLLSAVTLALSCILGVALGAVAALRRNRPADHGISFASALGLSVPAFWLGIMLILLFSVEWSLLPASGASSDGGGGLGDRLAHLVMPVIVLSTTTLPSVVGFTRSSMLEVIGQDFIRTARAKGLPELSIVYVHALRNALVPVVSMVGVLVPRLLGGAIITESVFGWPGMGSLAVQAASQRDYFLVMGITVVVTAVVVAVNLLVDVVHSWVDPRIRLV